One Treponema primitia ZAS-1 genomic window carries:
- a CDS encoding PcfJ domain-containing protein, producing MRELKSIKRIETPEEIHRSEKRQQRREKTIMQTRKKRQHKLECKEKKESEDAAVEKNLAEDRKKNTFAEKKPDGFKFLEAFSYINWTPFDKRDRLPQGFRSRSFNKERQYIDFFKSYIYPYSVSLPLLFTTIQKEYFLDEQGKNKKSSYYDIIILSKRWIRDIVSGDSFYRRNKEYFTKAEAHYFLNTAMPYTGPSSVVALYFHAKCKARNLDAKYCRIIVKMFTLKFEKYFDHAIVTGFLDLLARSPNCQIEDGELGDICDFLITNIRGTIKWGTKFPAFSFSGRTITSIISLANEWHVEIQRDQEALNMLTQARHLRQRQNRPIINDTFAKKWEGMDIPNYNFETDEYVWTLTQLLTAQDLLNEGRKMKNCVSSYTYDCSSGECFIFNLSCFNKYSRLTESNATLQVTRDRILVQAKAKCNFRIGPAAMNVIIRWAQANRIKNRVL from the coding sequence ATGAGGGAGCTTAAATCCATTAAACGTATTGAAACCCCCGAAGAAATCCACAGGAGTGAAAAAAGGCAGCAACGGCGCGAAAAAACTATTATGCAAACAAGAAAGAAAAGGCAACATAAGTTAGAATGTAAGGAAAAAAAAGAATCTGAAGATGCTGCAGTTGAAAAAAATTTAGCAGAGGATCGCAAGAAAAATACATTTGCGGAGAAGAAGCCTGACGGCTTTAAATTTCTTGAGGCGTTTTCGTATATAAATTGGACCCCTTTTGATAAAAGGGATAGACTACCCCAGGGATTTAGGTCTCGTTCTTTTAATAAAGAACGTCAGTATATAGATTTTTTCAAGTCCTATATATATCCTTACTCTGTTTCCCTTCCCTTGCTATTTACAACAATCCAAAAAGAGTATTTCCTAGATGAACAAGGCAAAAACAAAAAATCATCGTATTATGACATTATTATCCTTTCAAAGAGGTGGATACGGGACATAGTGAGCGGCGATTCATTCTATCGGAGAAACAAGGAATACTTTACTAAAGCCGAAGCCCATTATTTCCTAAACACAGCGATGCCCTATACCGGTCCGTCATCGGTTGTTGCACTATATTTCCATGCAAAGTGTAAGGCACGGAACCTTGACGCTAAATATTGTAGGATTATTGTCAAGATGTTTACACTGAAATTTGAAAAATATTTTGATCATGCCATAGTCACCGGTTTTCTCGATTTACTTGCACGCAGCCCGAACTGTCAGATTGAGGATGGTGAACTTGGGGATATTTGTGATTTTTTAATTACAAATATTCGCGGCACAATCAAATGGGGTACGAAATTTCCAGCCTTTTCATTCAGCGGAAGAACAATAACCAGCATTATTTCACTCGCAAACGAATGGCATGTTGAAATTCAACGAGATCAAGAAGCCCTGAACATGCTTACACAGGCGAGGCATCTTAGACAAAGGCAAAACAGGCCAATTATAAATGACACTTTTGCAAAAAAATGGGAAGGGATGGACATACCTAATTATAACTTTGAGACCGATGAATATGTATGGACGTTAACTCAGCTCTTGACTGCTCAGGATCTCCTTAACGAAGGCCGTAAAATGAAAAATTGTGTTTCTTCTTATACTTATGATTGTTCAAGCGGGGAATGTTTCATATTTAACCTTTCTTGTTTTAATAAATATTCTCGACTAACTGAAAGCAATGCAACACTACAGGTAACCAGGGATCGTATACTGGTTCAGGCAAAAGCTAAATGTAATTTTAGAATTGGACCTGCTGCTATGAATGTCATTATCCGGTGGGCTCAAGCGAACCGGATTAAAAATAGGGTATTATAA
- a CDS encoding zinc-ribbon domain and TM2 domain-containing protein, which produces MYCHNCGNKIITPVNFCQKCGAKINSTDDTTQFEDIEYEMHDDKDSKITNQTKINQSNEKANELTTIPQLKDHLMQLSNSRDNDEALALAAKAQLQVLEVINSPAMVSSVFDLMIESLYRAYGKTKNEDETKELQMRASLMVQNMVFFMEAKVRYEEDKFSKQGKELMQKGCSLLAESATSIIAAGPLGGIKIMSSKLFDDLNSKNGFFSMLFDFIGKKERVQKIKDEFDVFLVGFTEKLVRYNNIFGKSVLLSELIYRYKDKLIEKQSFSEPKNPCGFIYHPGMWIKSFFIITAIFGLSYIPVLLNFIEKIQWNLYAPKVALSIWVIVNIIYLIVCISSSFSEIFAYKKALIAYDKLKDLLESYYISVAELFSINTNNNSKTPTVNFSKIKSKKSVLLKYIRIHSRRSKIDLGGKSWATTVLLCLFLGFIGAHRFYAGKNITGVLMLLTAATGISLIWALIDLIAIFSGKFTDGDGNYISLAN; this is translated from the coding sequence ATGTACTGTCATAATTGCGGAAATAAAATAATTACTCCAGTAAATTTTTGCCAAAAATGCGGAGCAAAAATAAATTCAACTGATGATACAACACAATTTGAAGATATAGAATATGAAATGCATGATGACAAAGACAGCAAAATAACTAATCAAACAAAAATAAACCAGTCTAACGAGAAAGCAAATGAATTAACGACAATTCCCCAGTTAAAAGACCATCTTATGCAGTTAAGCAATTCAAGGGATAATGATGAAGCGCTTGCTCTTGCGGCAAAGGCTCAATTACAAGTTTTAGAAGTAATAAATTCACCTGCCATGGTTTCCAGTGTTTTTGACTTAATGATTGAATCATTATACCGAGCTTATGGAAAAACAAAAAACGAAGATGAAACGAAAGAATTGCAAATGCGAGCTTCACTCATGGTACAAAATATGGTTTTCTTTATGGAAGCCAAAGTTCGTTACGAGGAGGATAAGTTTTCTAAACAAGGGAAAGAACTTATGCAAAAAGGGTGCTCATTGCTTGCTGAATCCGCAACCTCTATTATTGCTGCAGGACCTTTAGGTGGCATTAAAATTATGTCAAGTAAGTTGTTTGATGATTTAAATAGTAAAAATGGTTTTTTTAGTATGCTATTTGATTTTATAGGGAAGAAAGAACGAGTTCAAAAAATCAAAGATGAATTTGATGTTTTCCTTGTTGGTTTTACGGAAAAACTTGTTAGATACAATAATATTTTTGGGAAATCAGTTCTTTTATCAGAACTTATATATCGTTATAAGGATAAATTAATAGAAAAACAAAGCTTTAGTGAGCCTAAAAATCCTTGTGGTTTTATATATCATCCAGGCATGTGGATAAAATCATTCTTTATAATTACTGCAATATTTGGATTGTCTTATATTCCAGTACTTCTTAATTTTATTGAAAAAATACAATGGAATTTGTATGCGCCAAAAGTCGCATTGAGTATATGGGTTATAGTTAATATTATTTATTTGATTGTTTGCATTTCAAGCTCTTTTTCTGAAATATTTGCTTATAAAAAAGCACTGATAGCTTATGATAAACTAAAAGACCTTTTAGAAAGTTATTATATTTCAGTTGCAGAATTATTTAGTATCAATACAAACAATAATTCTAAAACACCAACTGTAAATTTTTCTAAAATTAAATCAAAAAAAAGTGTTTTGTTAAAATATATAAGAATTCATTCCAGAAGATCAAAAATAGATTTAGGCGGGAAAAGCTGGGCTACCACTGTCCTATTGTGTTTGTTCCTGGGATTCATCGGTGCACATCGATTCTATGCCGGTAAAAACATAACGGGAGTACTGATGCTACTTACAGCAGCAACCGGCATAAGCTTGATATGGGCGCTGATAGATTTGATCGCTATTTTTAGTGGAAAATTTACCGATGGGGATGGAAACTATATTAGTTTAGCAAATTAA